The following proteins come from a genomic window of Thiothrix unzii:
- a CDS encoding NfeD family protein: protein MEQEKQDLSFAQRLQQSWQNLQQANLRAQAHYAVFRTAQHLKQQNSLLLYYKQRFLADWAKWLGIGVGLTGILMLFNPEGIWRWQWFWVASGALLAPLFADVWLMLQRLFTEYPGKHFIGQVITLEEGIVDGKGNIRLDNQAWQLAGSDCPPQTQVRVIAINDRTLHVTPLSPVA, encoded by the coding sequence ATGGAACAAGAAAAGCAAGATTTGAGTTTTGCCCAACGCCTGCAACAATCGTGGCAAAACCTACAGCAGGCCAACCTGCGAGCTCAAGCACATTACGCGGTCTTTCGCACTGCGCAGCACCTCAAGCAACAAAACAGCCTGCTACTTTATTACAAGCAACGTTTTCTCGCTGACTGGGCAAAATGGCTCGGCATCGGCGTGGGCTTAACCGGCATTTTGATGTTATTTAACCCGGAAGGCATTTGGCGATGGCAATGGTTTTGGGTCGCTAGTGGTGCGCTTCTCGCGCCATTGTTTGCCGATGTCTGGCTGATGTTACAACGCCTGTTTACCGAATACCCCGGCAAACACTTTATCGGGCAAGTCATTACCCTCGAAGAAGGCATTGTCGACGGTAAAGGCAACATTCGCCTTGATAACCAAGCTTGGCAATTGGCAGGCTCGGACTGTCCGCCGCAAACTCAAGTCAGGGTCATTGCCATTAATGACCGGACACTGCACGTCACCCCACTTAGCCCCGTGGCTTAA
- a CDS encoding EscU/YscU/HrcU family type III secretion system export apparatus switch protein, whose product MSGDSSQEKTEEASHRKLEKAREHGQVARSTDLPSTLVLTVVIFYLWFTWDWTLEQLQEVFVLTPQLFAMDFHQALQAGLQTIIYQPMLTIALPLALVATLAGIIGNLIQFGFLFSFESITPNFSKISLSSGFQRMFSAKQAITTLLSLFKTLIIGGITVWVLYVGMRELLHAVEQCDVACQQHIIEYLLRQLVIFVLPVLVVMAVLDYLFQRSQFMKEQRMTKEEVKHEMKDSFGDPHVRGARDGMRRELAEHDIQQRIRTARLLVLDMGTAIALQYEQGVTPLPVIVAIGKGMMARKMVEIATKENVTLVTNPTLAQALIKEGKVDQYIPDSTINAVAQAMRQTTAKPKR is encoded by the coding sequence ATGAGCGGGGATAGCAGCCAAGAAAAAACCGAAGAAGCCTCGCACCGCAAACTCGAAAAAGCGCGGGAACATGGTCAAGTTGCACGCAGCACCGACTTACCATCGACGCTGGTACTAACCGTGGTGATTTTTTACTTATGGTTTACCTGGGACTGGACTTTGGAGCAATTGCAGGAAGTTTTTGTGCTCACGCCGCAACTATTCGCGATGGACTTTCATCAAGCCCTGCAAGCTGGTTTGCAAACCATTATTTACCAGCCGATGTTAACCATTGCACTGCCATTGGCACTGGTAGCAACACTAGCGGGCATTATTGGTAACTTGATTCAATTTGGCTTTTTGTTTTCTTTTGAAAGCATTACCCCCAATTTTAGCAAAATCAGCCTATCCAGCGGTTTTCAGCGGATGTTTTCTGCCAAACAAGCGATAACTACGCTGCTGTCATTGTTCAAAACATTAATCATCGGCGGAATTACCGTTTGGGTGCTTTATGTGGGCATGAGGGAGTTACTGCACGCGGTTGAACAATGTGACGTTGCTTGCCAGCAACACATTATTGAATACCTGTTGCGGCAATTGGTGATTTTTGTGTTGCCCGTTTTAGTGGTCATGGCGGTATTGGATTACCTATTTCAACGTTCGCAATTTATGAAAGAGCAGCGCATGACCAAGGAAGAGGTCAAGCACGAAATGAAAGACTCGTTTGGTGACCCGCACGTGCGTGGTGCACGCGACGGAATGCGCCGGGAACTCGCCGAACATGACATCCAGCAACGGATTCGTACAGCTCGTCTTCTAGTTCTCGACATGGGCACGGCAATTGCGTTGCAATACGAGCAAGGTGTTACGCCGCTGCCGGTCATTGTGGCAATTGGCAAGGGCATGATGGCACGTAAAATGGTGGAAATTGCGACCAAGGAAAATGTTACGCTGGTCACTAACCCCACACTAGCACAAGCATTGATCAAGGAAGGCAAGGTCGATCAGTACATTCCTGACAGCACCATCAATGCAGTAGCGCAAGCCATGCGCCAGACAACTGCTAAACCGAAACGCTAA
- the sctT gene encoding type III secretion system export apparatus subunit SctT, with the protein METSLLQSWLMAWAFTAPRVLIVFAILPILTEPVVPQTLRNGIVLILSLYVLPLTHEQFLNIDLNLMNMMAIVVKEALLGLMIGYVLSVPFWAVKATGFLIDMQRGVMSALFFSHTTGNMVSPLGNLFSLLLTTLLLTTGGFLTLLETLFLSYQTWPMDQFVFGTSPEIVTFFLKQLDLLLYTSLLLAGPLLGIMFLIDIGTGLVGRFLPQLNIFLVAMPIKSGVTFLMLALYISFLADYMKTSFFTIGQNLPGLAGLLR; encoded by the coding sequence ATGGAAACGAGTTTATTACAATCGTGGTTAATGGCATGGGCATTCACCGCCCCACGGGTGTTGATTGTGTTTGCGATCCTGCCTATTTTAACTGAACCGGTTGTACCACAAACCTTGCGTAATGGCATTGTGCTGATTTTATCATTGTACGTGCTGCCATTAACCCATGAGCAATTTCTTAATATTGACCTCAACCTCATGAATATGATGGCAATTGTGGTGAAAGAAGCGTTGCTGGGATTAATGATTGGTTACGTCTTAAGCGTGCCATTTTGGGCGGTAAAAGCCACTGGTTTCCTGATTGATATGCAGCGCGGTGTCATGAGTGCGCTGTTTTTCTCACACACCACCGGCAATATGGTGTCGCCTTTAGGTAATTTATTCAGCTTGTTACTCACCACCCTGCTGCTCACGACGGGTGGCTTTCTGACATTGTTAGAAACCCTGTTTTTAAGTTACCAAACTTGGCCGATGGATCAATTTGTATTTGGTACAAGCCCGGAAATTGTAACCTTTTTCCTAAAACAACTGGATTTATTACTTTACACCAGCTTATTACTCGCAGGCCCGTTACTTGGCATTATGTTCTTAATTGATATTGGCACGGGTCTGGTGGGGCGTTTCCTGCCACAATTAAATATCTTTTTAGTGGCTATGCCAATTAAAAGCGGTGTTACCTTTTTGATGCTGGCGTTGTATATCTCGTTTTTAGCGGATTATATGAAAACCAGCTTTTTCACCATCGGACAAAACTTGCCGGGACTGGCGGGGCTATTGCGATGA
- the sctS gene encoding type III secretion system export apparatus subunit SctS, with the protein MNETQIIHFTAQAMELVLYLSMPAIIAATVVGLIVGLFQALTSIQEQTLPHAFKLIAIMFAIAATVRWLGPELLLFTQNAFDQIAQVRHR; encoded by the coding sequence ATGAACGAGACCCAAATCATCCACTTCACGGCACAAGCGATGGAATTGGTATTGTACCTGTCAATGCCTGCGATTATTGCTGCCACGGTGGTGGGCTTGATTGTCGGCTTATTTCAGGCACTGACTTCCATTCAGGAACAAACCCTACCCCATGCGTTTAAGCTCATCGCGATTATGTTTGCGATTGCTGCCACCGTGCGCTGGCTGGGGCCTGAATTACTGCTATTCACCCAAAATGCCTTCGATCAAATCGCCCAAGTGCGGCATCGCTGA
- the sctR gene encoding type III secretion system export apparatus subunit SctR, which produces METLPNPIILLAIVTLLGLAPFIAIMISSFVKLVIVMHLIRSALGLQQEPPNIALSGIAIILSVYIMAPVAMETYEIFNTHNVNIEDIRNPLLMDALKASSDPLRDFLTKHSTDSERQFFVDTTQKIWPEKYAKEMTADNLLVLTPAFMVSELTNAFQVGFLLFLPFIIIDLIISNILISMGMIMVSPMVISLPFKLLLFVLADGWSRLIHGLILSY; this is translated from the coding sequence ATGGAAACCTTACCCAACCCGATTATCCTGCTTGCCATTGTCACGCTGCTGGGGCTTGCGCCGTTCATTGCGATTATGATCAGCTCATTCGTGAAACTGGTCATTGTGATGCACTTAATCCGCAGTGCCTTAGGTTTGCAACAAGAACCGCCGAACATTGCGCTCAGTGGCATTGCGATTATTCTCTCGGTTTACATCATGGCTCCGGTGGCGATGGAAACCTATGAAATTTTCAATACACACAATGTCAATATCGAGGACATACGTAACCCTTTACTAATGGACGCGCTCAAAGCCAGCAGCGACCCATTGCGGGATTTTTTAACGAAACACTCCACCGATAGTGAACGCCAGTTTTTCGTCGATACCACGCAAAAAATCTGGCCTGAAAAATACGCCAAAGAAATGACTGCCGACAATCTGTTGGTGTTAACCCCTGCCTTTATGGTGAGCGAGTTAACCAATGCGTTTCAGGTGGGGTTTTTGTTATTTCTACCCTTCATTATTATTGACCTCATTATTTCTAACATTTTGATTTCAATGGGGATGATTATGGTGTCGCCAATGGTCATTTCCCTGCCTTTCAAACTATTGCTGTTTGTGCTGGCGGACGGATGGTCACGCCTGATTCACGGCCTGATTCTGAGTTATTGA
- a CDS encoding FliM/FliN family flagellar motor switch protein, with product MDTPQARYQPLSLPNQTVHAVRLNNLLLNKTVGYGIQLADGKAFRFRMTTGDIQTQQRCPISLTLELGNTTAGLWLTEWPLQDRINQFVPDSMLKTLPENLAISVIENALAPLLLQAEQGLDLKLGIQSMSAGMQSPLYSMPFGFEMQIAAIPENTVLYQGTGLLLLDPQLYPHLQQRLSLWPSDSNADWEEHHTLLRMEISRSILTMQDINQLQPEDLILLEDTRFQQHGTINLCLDSGYCCEATFTSPAKTALSINTGWTPMSDNEQKQSIEHISQIPVQLSFDLGQKTLSFNEVRQLRPGYIIELGMTLPEVVQIRSQNRQIGTGELVEINGRIGVRILNLFNKKAKGS from the coding sequence ATGGATACCCCTCAAGCTCGTTACCAACCGTTATCGCTGCCGAATCAGACAGTCCATGCGGTGCGCCTGAATAACTTGCTGCTCAATAAAACCGTGGGTTACGGCATACAACTAGCGGATGGCAAAGCCTTTCGTTTTCGCATGACCACGGGCGACATCCAGACCCAACAACGCTGCCCAATTAGCTTAACCCTCGAACTGGGCAACACGACCGCTGGTTTATGGCTTACCGAATGGCCGCTACAAGACCGTATCAATCAATTTGTACCTGACAGCATGTTAAAAACGCTGCCAGAAAATCTTGCGATCAGCGTGATCGAAAATGCGCTGGCTCCACTGTTACTGCAAGCGGAACAAGGTCTAGACTTAAAACTAGGCATTCAATCCATGTCTGCTGGTATGCAAAGCCCGCTGTATTCGATGCCGTTTGGCTTTGAAATGCAGATTGCCGCCATACCCGAAAATACCGTGCTTTACCAAGGCACCGGATTGTTGTTACTCGACCCGCAACTTTACCCGCATTTGCAACAACGGCTGAGCTTGTGGCCCTCTGATAGCAATGCCGATTGGGAAGAACACCACACACTGCTGCGTATGGAAATCAGCCGCAGCATTCTTACCATGCAGGACATTAACCAACTGCAACCCGAAGACCTGATCCTGTTGGAAGACACGCGCTTTCAACAACACGGCACGATTAATTTGTGTCTGGATTCAGGTTATTGCTGCGAAGCCACGTTTACCTCACCTGCAAAAACCGCATTAAGCATCAACACTGGATGGACTCCCATGAGCGACAACGAACAAAAACAAAGCATCGAACACATCAGTCAAATCCCGGTGCAACTGTCCTTTGATTTGGGGCAAAAAACCCTATCCTTCAACGAAGTGCGTCAATTGCGCCCCGGCTATATTATTGAACTAGGCATGACCTTGCCGGAAGTGGTGCAAATTCGCTCCCAAAACCGCCAAATCGGCACTGGGGAATTGGTTGAAATTAACGGGCGCATCGGGGTGCGCATTCTCAACCTCTTCAACAAGAAAGCCAAGGGCAGTTGA
- the sctD gene encoding type III secretion system inner membrane ring subunit SctD, translating to MSVQHTAFILKVLSGINAGASVRLKTGSSIIGRSMNCDIILHDEAIADQHVRLSVTETGITLHPLARPVFVESTEIAVDEMELKPYQTVRLGSVEFMVVDAKSGNAAMHTRVADAALAGQAKVSPSQARVGGDAKTPASASAWGTKTYLALGLGLLLLGNAIFFYPQLAAMLERSGVVASPETRAAAWLAKLGRDDFTLQTGSDGSVSLRGYARTTAERNALMRQMQEAGIQAKLSIWSQEEMVASAGTIARSLDEPGIKVSAGEAVGSLKVQGFVSKSAAWDRIRGVILADVGGIQSIDDDKLQSMDGYLASFVQFVEKNGLSGRLKITTDGKRVIVKGELTQQEIEKIGSLRKEFIDTYGAEPAIQLDVVDVRSKIKLAIRSASVGKVPFLVAKDGKKYMEGSAIGENYFVKSIRPDHVVLVNKGMEIPFYYGIEEGRK from the coding sequence ATGTCAGTCCAACACACGGCGTTTATTCTTAAGGTGCTTAGCGGGATTAACGCTGGCGCATCCGTTCGGTTAAAAACAGGCAGTTCCATCATTGGACGTTCGATGAACTGCGACATTATTTTGCATGATGAAGCCATTGCTGATCAGCATGTACGTTTGTCGGTGACTGAAACAGGCATTACCTTGCATCCGTTGGCACGTCCGGTATTTGTCGAGTCGACAGAGATTGCGGTCGATGAGATGGAGTTAAAGCCTTACCAAACCGTGCGCCTCGGCAGCGTCGAATTCATGGTGGTCGATGCGAAAAGTGGTAATGCGGCTATGCACACCCGTGTTGCTGATGCTGCATTAGCGGGACAAGCCAAAGTATCACCGTCACAAGCGCGAGTGGGTGGCGATGCTAAAACGCCTGCATCGGCATCAGCGTGGGGAACCAAAACCTATTTAGCCTTGGGTTTGGGATTGCTGCTGTTAGGGAATGCTATCTTCTTTTACCCTCAATTAGCGGCAATGCTGGAGCGTAGTGGGGTGGTGGCTTCCCCGGAAACACGGGCAGCGGCGTGGCTGGCAAAATTGGGACGTGATGATTTTACCTTGCAGACGGGATCTGATGGTTCAGTTAGCTTGCGTGGTTACGCCCGCACCACAGCGGAAAGAAATGCGTTGATGCGTCAAATGCAAGAAGCAGGGATTCAAGCGAAGTTGTCCATTTGGTCACAAGAGGAAATGGTTGCCAGTGCCGGAACCATTGCGCGTTCCTTGGATGAGCCGGGAATCAAAGTCAGTGCTGGCGAGGCGGTGGGTAGTCTGAAAGTGCAGGGCTTTGTGAGTAAATCGGCTGCATGGGATCGGATACGCGGAGTGATTTTGGCGGATGTGGGCGGAATTCAGTCGATTGACGATGACAAGTTGCAGTCGATGGACGGTTATTTAGCGTCTTTTGTACAGTTCGTCGAAAAAAATGGACTGTCTGGCAGGCTTAAAATTACTACTGACGGCAAGCGCGTTATAGTTAAAGGCGAGTTAACACAGCAGGAAATCGAAAAGATTGGCAGCCTGCGTAAGGAGTTTATTGACACTTACGGTGCTGAGCCAGCGATTCAACTGGATGTGGTTGACGTTAGATCGAAAATTAAGCTGGCGATACGCAGTGCCAGTGTAGGGAAAGTGCCATTTCTGGTGGCCAAGGACGGTAAGAAATACATGGAAGGTTCGGCAATAGGCGAAAATTATTTTGTAAAATCTATAAGGCCTGATCATGTTGTATTGGTTAACAAAGGGATGGAAATCCCATTCTACTACGGTATTGAGGAGGGGAGGAAATGA
- a CDS encoding EscE/YscE/SsaE family type III secretion system needle protein co-chaperone — MMMLQLEQNLRNDMSGMYKNELLDKFNQTASQVRFELNQGVSPDEYNKLNSFLQALEASCEVVEQVWEQVH, encoded by the coding sequence ATGATGATGTTGCAGCTTGAGCAAAATCTTCGCAATGATATGTCCGGCATGTATAAAAATGAATTACTGGACAAATTTAATCAAACAGCGTCACAAGTAAGATTTGAGCTGAATCAGGGGGTTTCCCCGGATGAATACAATAAATTAAATAGCTTTTTACAAGCATTGGAAGCGAGTTGTGAGGTGGTGGAACAGGTTTGGGAACAAGTCCATTAA
- a CDS encoding tetratricopeptide repeat protein encodes MNVSVEILQLLSEVGYMSCFKNDTKNAKIIMDGVDAIAGDQVPTKMGVALVDLYSGRYDKAIDTLQNYVLVREPDHMSAQCFLGMALKMSGKDSEAKDIFDHVVKNGNDDERVIASVHLGI; translated from the coding sequence ATGAACGTTAGTGTCGAAATATTACAATTACTCTCAGAAGTGGGTTATATGTCCTGCTTCAAAAATGATACCAAAAACGCAAAAATAATCATGGATGGTGTTGATGCGATAGCAGGTGATCAAGTGCCAACGAAAATGGGCGTAGCATTGGTTGATTTGTATTCGGGTCGTTATGATAAAGCCATTGATACACTACAAAATTATGTGTTAGTGCGCGAACCTGATCACATGAGTGCCCAATGCTTTTTGGGTATGGCTTTGAAAATGTCCGGTAAGGACTCAGAAGCTAAAGATATTTTTGATCACGTTGTTAAAAACGGCAACGATGATGAGCGCGTTATTGCTTCGGTACATTTGGGTATCTAA
- the sctJ gene encoding type III secretion system inner membrane ring lipoprotein SctJ: MFSFERIKRLTMITKKSYSASFLLVLLLLSGCKTELYSKLDESDANAMLAILLNNNISAEKLADKKAGTYFLHVDDSRIPQAVGLLRDHGYPKEKSVSMGEMFKKEGLISSPLEERARFIFALSQSVQETLSQIDGVLIARVHVVMPEKFSANEAPKPSSASVFIKYNPAYRIEDMRSEIKMIVEKSIEGLSYDKVSVVMVPAQLPATQ; encoded by the coding sequence ATGTTTTCGTTTGAGCGGATCAAGAGGTTAACAATGATAACTAAAAAAAGCTATTCGGCGAGTTTTTTGCTCGTTTTACTGTTATTAAGTGGTTGTAAAACTGAGCTTTACAGTAAATTAGACGAAAGTGACGCTAACGCCATGTTGGCGATTTTGCTCAACAATAATATCAGTGCGGAAAAGCTTGCGGATAAAAAAGCAGGCACGTATTTTTTGCACGTTGATGATTCGCGTATCCCACAGGCAGTGGGTTTATTGCGCGATCACGGTTATCCCAAAGAAAAATCCGTGAGCATGGGCGAAATGTTTAAAAAGGAAGGATTGATTTCTTCACCATTGGAGGAACGTGCCCGTTTTATTTTTGCTCTATCTCAAAGTGTTCAAGAAACTCTCAGTCAAATTGATGGTGTATTAATCGCGCGGGTACACGTGGTTATGCCGGAAAAATTCTCAGCGAATGAAGCACCAAAACCGTCTTCGGCTTCGGTATTTATTAAATACAATCCCGCTTATCGCATCGAAGACATGCGCTCTGAAATTAAAATGATTGTTGAAAAAAGTATCGAAGGTTTGAGTTACGATAAGGTGTCAGTGGTGATGGTTCCGGCGCAATTGCCTGCCACTCAGTAA
- a CDS encoding lipid A biosynthesis acyltransferase translates to MSKKLDFPTALLHPRHWLTWLGVAAFAPLAWLPWRTRRWLGMRIGTWIYRRNHKRRQVVLTNLRLCFPAWDEARREQLTKQHFQEYACALLDYSLLFFRPRGWLYQRVKIQGGEHIDQAIAAHQNVILLVAHSVWLEFAGMGMGQSYRLQCFYKPFRNAVINWLVTCSRAKDAESLAAREEGMRKLVRALESGCLLFFLPDEDHGNKHSVFVPFFSEPKATLTTPMRLSKLGNAKAIPVMAYFDSKTGDYRIQVNPPLDNFSPDDPVEAATTMNAALQNLIADDPKQYMWTLKLFRTRPAHQKGVY, encoded by the coding sequence GTGAGCAAAAAACTCGACTTCCCCACAGCACTACTTCACCCACGTCACTGGCTGACTTGGCTGGGTGTAGCGGCATTTGCACCACTGGCATGGCTTCCTTGGAGAACACGCCGCTGGCTGGGAATGCGCATCGGCACTTGGATTTACCGACGTAATCACAAACGCCGTCAGGTAGTACTCACCAATCTGCGGCTGTGCTTCCCCGCATGGGATGAAGCCCGACGCGAACAATTAACCAAACAGCATTTTCAAGAATATGCCTGTGCACTGCTGGACTACAGCCTGTTGTTTTTCCGACCACGCGGTTGGTTATATCAACGTGTCAAAATACAAGGGGGGGAACACATTGATCAGGCAATTGCAGCCCACCAGAATGTTATCCTGCTGGTTGCGCATTCAGTTTGGCTGGAATTTGCCGGAATGGGCATGGGGCAAAGCTACCGCTTACAATGCTTTTATAAACCGTTTCGCAATGCGGTAATCAATTGGTTAGTCACCTGTAGTCGTGCCAAAGATGCGGAATCGCTTGCGGCTCGCGAGGAAGGCATGAGGAAACTGGTTCGAGCATTGGAATCAGGCTGCCTGTTATTTTTCCTTCCTGATGAAGATCACGGCAACAAACATTCTGTATTTGTACCGTTTTTTTCCGAACCCAAAGCAACCTTAACCACACCCATGCGCTTAAGTAAGCTAGGCAATGCAAAAGCTATTCCTGTCATGGCCTATTTTGATTCAAAAACGGGAGATTATCGTATCCAAGTCAATCCCCCGCTAGACAATTTCTCGCCAGACGATCCGGTGGAGGCCGCAACCACCATGAATGCGGCACTACAGAACTTAATTGCTGACGACCCTAAACAGTATATGTGGACACTGAAGCTATTTCGTACCCGCCCAGCTCATCAGAAAGGTGTTTACTGA
- a CDS encoding competence/damage-inducible protein A, with product MKVGLILIGDELLSGLRQDKHMPQVLQFLKARGLSLAWVRMVGDDWDLLVQTLRETFATKEMVFSFGGIGATPDDLTRQAAATAAGVRLLRHPQAVALIEGRFGENAYPDRIRMGELPDGSSLIPNPVNQMAGFKLHHHHFVPGFPNMSWPMVEWVLDTHYAQYADPTPPVEYRWLLRDVQESDLIPMMEALLKTFPEVRLSSLPSTTERRQIDFGLKGKEAAVAAAQTWFEAYVQRIGTACERLA from the coding sequence ATGAAAGTAGGTCTGATTCTGATCGGTGATGAATTACTCAGCGGTTTACGCCAAGACAAACACATGCCGCAAGTCCTCCAATTTCTCAAAGCTCGCGGTCTGTCCTTGGCATGGGTGCGCATGGTCGGTGACGATTGGGACTTGCTGGTGCAAACCTTGCGTGAAACCTTCGCTACCAAGGAAATGGTTTTCAGCTTTGGTGGCATTGGAGCCACCCCCGATGACCTGACCCGTCAAGCCGCCGCCACGGCTGCCGGGGTACGCTTATTACGTCATCCGCAAGCCGTGGCGTTAATCGAAGGGCGATTCGGTGAAAATGCCTACCCCGACCGCATCCGCATGGGGGAATTACCCGACGGCTCCAGCCTGATCCCTAACCCGGTTAACCAAATGGCTGGGTTTAAATTACACCACCACCATTTTGTACCGGGCTTTCCCAATATGTCTTGGCCGATGGTGGAATGGGTACTCGACACCCATTATGCGCAATATGCTGACCCTACACCGCCAGTCGAATACCGTTGGTTATTACGTGACGTGCAGGAAAGCGACTTAATCCCGATGATGGAAGCCTTGCTCAAAACCTTCCCCGAAGTGCGCTTATCCAGCTTGCCCAGCACCACCGAACGCCGTCAAATTGACTTTGGTTTAAAAGGCAAAGAAGCAGCGGTAGCAGCAGCACAAACTTGGTTTGAAGCTTACGTGCAACGCATCGGCACTGCTTGCGAACGTTTGGCGTGA
- the hemH gene encoding ferrochelatase, with protein MSRFINEQDYFHGKSECTGVLLVNLGTPDAPDAPSLRRYLKEFLSDPRVVEIPRIIWNVILYGIILNTRPAKSAAKYRSVWTENGSPLMHISLQQQKALQKAMDTRFNGPVKIELAMRYGNPSIASGLLKLKEAGARRLLILPLYPQYCAATNATSFDKVFDELKRWRWVPELRLVNHYHDHPGYIEALASSVLEHWEQHPRGQQLIMSFHGIPKRNLMLGDPYHCECYKTARLLAEALNLKAHEWRVTFQSRFGKAEWLQPYTDKTLQALPAEGIKNVDIICPGFAADCLETLEEIQQENREYFQHAGGENYHYIPALNANSKHIHALADIIQQHTQGWAETSAHWSEAAQQQSAERTLQYASARGAKK; from the coding sequence ATGAGTCGTTTTATCAATGAACAAGACTATTTCCACGGAAAATCCGAATGCACGGGCGTTTTGCTGGTTAATCTAGGCACACCGGACGCGCCCGACGCGCCATCCTTGCGACGTTATCTGAAAGAATTCCTGTCTGACCCGCGTGTGGTGGAAATTCCGCGCATTATCTGGAATGTGATTCTTTACGGCATTATTCTCAACACACGCCCTGCCAAAAGTGCCGCCAAATACCGTAGTGTGTGGACAGAAAACGGTTCACCGCTGATGCATATTTCACTGCAACAACAAAAAGCCCTGCAAAAAGCGATGGATACACGCTTTAACGGCCCGGTAAAAATTGAGCTGGCAATGCGTTACGGCAACCCCAGCATTGCATCCGGGCTGCTGAAACTCAAAGAAGCCGGGGCGCGACGTTTGCTGATTTTACCGCTTTACCCACAATATTGCGCCGCCACCAACGCCACCAGTTTCGACAAAGTGTTCGATGAACTCAAACGCTGGCGATGGGTTCCTGAGTTGCGGCTGGTCAATCATTACCACGATCATCCCGGCTATATCGAAGCCCTTGCTAGTAGCGTGCTGGAACATTGGGAGCAGCACCCACGCGGGCAACAATTAATCATGTCATTTCACGGCATCCCCAAACGCAACCTAATGCTGGGCGACCCGTACCACTGCGAATGCTACAAAACGGCACGTTTACTCGCCGAAGCGTTAAATCTTAAAGCGCACGAATGGCGCGTCACCTTCCAATCACGCTTTGGCAAAGCCGAATGGTTACAACCTTACACCGATAAAACCTTACAAGCCCTGCCAGCGGAAGGCATCAAAAACGTCGATATTATTTGCCCCGGTTTTGCTGCCGATTGCCTTGAAACCCTAGAAGAAATTCAGCAGGAAAATCGCGAATACTTCCAGCACGCGGGCGGCGAAAACTACCATTACATCCCCGCGCTTAACGCCAATAGTAAACACATTCACGCGCTGGCAGACATTATCCAACAGCATACCCAAGGCTGGGCAGAAACCTCGGCGCACTGGTCAGAAGCCGCACAACAACAAAGCGCGGAACGCACCTTACAATACGCCAGCGCACGCGGAGCCAAAAAATGA
- a CDS encoding phosphate-starvation-inducible protein PsiE, whose translation MDKPNLPVSQKLLHAIEYLLLIIITIATVIAVGQEIATIIINLKVQIADLLLLFIYLEIITMVVVYLQSGEVPVRMPLYIAMVALARYLILDMKAMSEWQMLAIASSVLLISLAVLIVRFGHVKYPYEKTRKGSSHP comes from the coding sequence ATGGACAAACCGAACCTGCCGGTCAGTCAGAAATTGTTACACGCAATCGAATATTTATTACTTATCATCATCACGATCGCCACCGTTATCGCGGTCGGACAAGAAATTGCCACGATTATAATCAACCTGAAAGTCCAAATTGCGGACTTACTGTTGCTGTTTATCTACTTAGAAATCATCACGATGGTCGTGGTTTACCTGCAATCCGGCGAAGTTCCGGTGCGGATGCCGCTCTACATTGCGATGGTGGCTTTGGCGCGTTACCTGATTCTTGACATGAAAGCCATGAGTGAATGGCAAATGTTAGCCATCGCCAGCTCCGTACTCCTGATTTCACTGGCGGTGTTAATCGTGCGCTTTGGTCACGTGAAATACCCTTATGAAAAAACCCGCAAAGGAAGCTCGCATCCATGA